Proteins from one Streptomyces sp. NBC_00289 genomic window:
- a CDS encoding YqcI/YcgG family protein — translation MSFEEIAERTYCPFARTSKLGPPVTVTGLEFEKELHRHRDTIAEFFSTARDNSYDGMVITFEDPAAGATLDALVDLTRRFYTTLAELYPSVYLQDDPDPDETWYAMIGGEQFFVVSFAPCYPADSPRHTYGDRRTHVLLQPASTFERNAAAIDRRRERIHRAFTAVGKPYDARLANVQNDMFKSVMPIDPIDQHIPWWDESWKDRRQDHGRAQDVKDAADAPSPAA, via the coding sequence ATGAGTTTCGAGGAGATCGCCGAGCGCACGTACTGCCCGTTCGCGAGGACGTCGAAACTGGGCCCGCCCGTCACCGTCACCGGCCTCGAATTCGAGAAGGAACTGCACCGGCACAGGGACACCATCGCCGAATTCTTCAGCACCGCCCGGGACAATTCCTACGACGGCATGGTCATCACCTTCGAGGACCCCGCGGCCGGAGCCACCCTCGACGCCCTGGTCGATCTGACCCGCCGCTTCTACACGACGCTCGCGGAGCTCTACCCCAGCGTCTATCTCCAGGACGACCCCGACCCCGACGAGACCTGGTACGCGATGATCGGGGGAGAGCAGTTCTTCGTGGTCTCCTTCGCGCCCTGCTACCCGGCCGACTCGCCGCGCCACACCTACGGCGACCGGCGCACCCACGTCCTGCTCCAGCCGGCCAGCACCTTCGAGCGGAACGCGGCCGCCATCGACCGGCGCCGGGAACGCATCCACCGCGCCTTCACCGCGGTCGGCAAGCCGTACGACGCGCGCCTGGCCAACGTGCAGAACGACATGTTCAAGTCGGTCATGCCCATCGACCCGATCGACCAGCACATCCCTTGGTGGGACGAGTCGTGGAAGGACCGGCGGCAGGACCACGGCAGGGCGCAGGATGTGAAGGACGCGGCCGACGCGCCGAGCCCGGCCGCCTGA
- a CDS encoding MFS transporter — protein sequence MKDLLTMVRGLPPAVRILLLCATARSLSFFAVLAYMPIFLHGPVGMSGATIGYVLGASLLVGTVASVYGGYLADRFVKVDLMIALDGVLVLVYLALPAIHDPLAVLAVLLVANTASSSMGVTANALLADLVPSEQRAKVFSLRYSLQNIGAAVGPFLGVASVAVSGGGPFLLAAGIIVAALVPLIVFHRHFVASPAAGTATEAVAAKESGEEADSEEALNFREVLRVMRADRALAWFTLGGIFSIVVYGPLLTFMSQYLVMVEDRDTAYRLVAYISAANAVVVISTQYLVGSRLKDSTLMRWLTWGTAAFVVGLLAMSFSTQAALLVAAVALFTLGEVIVVPAEYMFIDSIAPSRLRGSYFGAQNLVHVGVAIGPVLCGFLLQHFAPAVMFYSLVGVVIAGWWFYVIGCRAAASTALVKGNTGKVVSEV from the coding sequence ATGAAAGACCTGCTGACGATGGTCCGAGGCCTGCCGCCCGCGGTGCGGATCCTGCTGCTCTGTGCCACGGCCCGGTCGCTGAGCTTCTTCGCCGTCCTCGCCTACATGCCCATCTTCCTCCACGGCCCGGTCGGCATGAGCGGCGCGACCATCGGCTACGTCCTGGGCGCCTCGCTGCTGGTGGGCACCGTCGCCAGCGTCTACGGCGGCTATCTCGCCGACCGGTTCGTCAAGGTCGACCTGATGATCGCGCTGGACGGCGTGCTCGTCCTGGTCTATCTCGCGCTGCCGGCGATCCACGACCCGCTCGCGGTCCTGGCCGTGCTCCTGGTGGCGAACACCGCCTCCTCCTCCATGGGGGTCACCGCAAACGCGCTGCTCGCCGACCTGGTGCCCTCGGAGCAGCGGGCGAAGGTGTTCTCGCTGCGGTACTCGCTGCAGAACATCGGCGCCGCCGTCGGCCCCTTCCTCGGCGTCGCGTCCGTCGCCGTGAGCGGCGGCGGGCCGTTCCTGCTCGCGGCGGGCATCATCGTGGCCGCACTTGTGCCGCTGATCGTCTTCCACCGCCACTTCGTGGCCTCCCCGGCGGCCGGAACGGCCACCGAAGCCGTGGCGGCGAAGGAGTCCGGGGAAGAAGCGGACTCGGAGGAGGCGCTCAACTTCCGTGAGGTGCTGCGGGTGATGCGGGCCGACCGCGCGCTCGCCTGGTTCACCCTGGGCGGCATCTTCAGCATCGTGGTCTACGGGCCGCTGCTGACCTTCATGTCGCAGTACCTGGTCATGGTGGAGGACCGGGACACGGCCTACCGGCTCGTCGCCTACATCTCGGCGGCCAACGCGGTCGTGGTGATCTCCACCCAGTACCTCGTGGGCAGCAGGCTCAAGGACAGCACCCTGATGCGATGGCTGACCTGGGGCACCGCGGCGTTCGTGGTCGGCCTGCTCGCCATGTCGTTCTCGACCCAGGCCGCGCTGCTGGTCGCCGCCGTCGCGCTGTTCACGCTCGGCGAGGTGATCGTGGTGCCGGCCGAGTACATGTTCATCGACTCGATCGCGCCGAGCCGACTGCGCGGCAGCTACTTCGGAGCCCAGAACCTCGTGCACGTCGGGGTGGCGATCGGGCCCGTCCTGTGCGGATTCCTGCTCCAGCACTTCGCACCGGCGGTCATGTTCTACAGCCTCGTCGGCGTCGTGATCGCCGGCTGGTGGTTCTACGTCATCGGCTGCCGGGCCGCGGCCTCGACCGCGCTCGTCAAAGGGAACACAGGGAAGGTCGTGAGTGAGGTATGA
- a CDS encoding amino acid adenylation domain-containing protein, giving the protein MTVQLEHTRNDTGDDTGSSAPWPGGLVARFEEQAAHSPDAPALVSGEVTLTYREVNDRANRIAHRLIDLGIGSGDTVAVAVPPSPALVCGLLGTLKSGASYLPLDPAYPADRLAYMVADAGPRILVATPEADAALDGLGGSLPRLHLSETGAGEPSGQEPSAGPAPTDPVGRRTGLDQAAYTIYTSGSTGRPKGVVVTHRSLANFLAFMASLHEVGPGDVVLSTTPVSFDIAGLELHLPLAVGALLHLVPRDVTVDGVALRRRLAAARPTLVQGTPALWQLLREAGWDPREMPAGTRLLCGGEALPQDLADFLSADGHAEVWNLYGPTETTIWSLLAPVRAGEPVTIGTPLWNTGVHILDERLTPVPPGESGELYLSGEGLARGYHRRPALTAERFVACPFGAPGGRMYRTGDVVRQRADDALEFVGRVDEQVKIRGYRVELGEIEEALRRLPEVAQARVVAREETPGTPHLAGYVVPASGHSPEPAALRAALGDWLPAYMVPAGIAVLDRFPLTPAGKIDRKALPPLDFTRSRTSGRAPETEHERALAALFGDVLGTDGVGADDSFFDLGGNSLLATRLVSRIRAELGAELPIRAVFEDRTAAALALRLAGADQARPAPRRMERGPRVPLSYAQQRLWFLHRLEGPSATYNLPVAVRLTGAPDLAALRAAARHLVARHESLRTYFADGPGGAEQVVVPADEAVVDLTVHDLSPEALPAALDRAAGHLFDLAAEIPARFDLFRTGEREHVLLLCIHHIASDGWSLAPLVRDLCDAYAAHLDPDAEGPGTPAPNVGYVDYTLWQREVLGSPDDPDSPMSRQLAYWRDRLAGAPELLDLPTDRPRPAEATYRGDVVPFEVPAGLTDRLLDLARRERVSLFMVLQAAAATLLTKLGAGTDIPLGSPLAGRADSAFDDLVGFFVNTLVLRTDTSGNPSFTDLLARVNASNLAAYDHQDLPFEYLVEALNPARTTSHHPLFQVMLVLQNNVAPDWRLPGLTAEHETVPTHTAKFDLTFELTERFDEAGRPDGLRGEVEYAVDLFDRSTAAAFAERLLRVLEAVADDPGRSLESVDVLGEQERERILRGWNDTALDLPDAAYPDLLAAQVARTPDAVALVHEDTELSFAELDRRSSRIAHWLIARGVGRDDVVGLSLRRSPELLCALLGILKAGGVYLPLDPDYPPERLGFMVEDTRPALLLTTREVADRLPAGAREIPRLEFDDPAALAECDRMPGTAPTDADRRVPLRLDDLAYVIYTSGSTGRPKGVAVTHRGIPNLARGYLDRFRLDGTSRFLQFSSINFDPTFCEMCCTLLAGATVILTSPDELLSPDRQRALTARHRPTHITFSPTVLGGMAEDALAGCGNLMVAGEACPPALAAKWSRGRRMINAYGPTESTVDALYWECGSAGDGYEEDSVPVGRPLPNTRVYLLDRALRPVAPGVVGELYLSGVGLARGYLNRPGLTAERFVACPFGPEGSRMYRTGDLARWRPDGVVDFVGRADDQVKIRGMRVEPGEIEAVLDAHTSVAQSVVVVREDTPGHQQLIGYVVPDAAAGDGDRADDFEHVDKWQEIHEQGYSDQEDLGGEQDFTGWNSSYDNEPIPLDHMREWQAATVDRILELRPRRVLEIGVGSGLILYRVAPHVDAYTGVDFSPSLIQTLGAGVERTELRDRVTLHSLAAHEVGELAGQRFDTIVVNSVAQYFPSVRYLLDVLRAAMDLLEPGGRVFLGDIRNLRLLRTFLTAITLHDGAHAGETLAAVEDMVSRLDDLESELLLDPAFFARIAEEVPGVAGVDIRLKRGRLSNELTDYRYEVVLHKQGARPLSLAGTREVAWPATDGLDGLRARLAEERPRTLRVTGILNRRVAAEVAVDRRVASGAATLVRDLTDGESGRPGVCPEDLARFGAELGYTVHATWAGGPGEQDRFDALFLAPEAAARAERAGLTDVFVAPAAAAKPSEAGLSLHRLGNDPQAVDHARRLGQELRRHAAQRLPDHMVPAAVVVLDRLPLTPNGKLDTRSLPAPDFTSRAVRLPRTPQEVTLARLFAEVLGLDAVGVDDRFFDLGGDSIRSIQLVSRARAEGLLISPRDVFRDQTVEALVARAAETADAHDPAAVAATELDDWLKILETPDPAYPPLVDGERPDGEPWQVCDRTVTGALAGALTGDLPAMFRCGPEHIALAALAPALVEWRRARVADVRSALRIDIATGAPHSAYPVRLTPGLADLDKALDDPKSLARAVKRVKEQIRTVPAAGVNYPALRAGSDTGPHLARYPGSQTRFRFLPPEYVESADDDGSGTDGHALRVDVRPTADGASVAVRWHGDPALFRAADVAALADRWTEVLSGLHGLLGHPELGGLTPSDVGLVALKQSALNALEADYPGLTDVLPLAPLQQGLVLHSGGILEGPDPYQGQTLFDLDGPLDAERLREAAHTLLMRHDNLRAGFVHRGLETPVQVVGDRVEVPWRVHDLSALTPARQEAREAAVLAEDAALRFDLTRPPLLRFSLLRYSATRHRLLVADHHVLLDGWSTPLLWEELFALYRGEEPGPVTPFREYLAWLARQDRAAAADAWRAYLADVPVPTRAGDAEPEPGVLPRTTGVLLSEELTASLVAAAARNQVTLNTALQTAWGILVGRLTGRDDVLFGTSVSERPAEISGIENMVGLLINTVPLRVRRVPGEPVRATLARVQEEQLEMFPHRHLGLGEVQRLVGAGELFDTYYVFQNYPDAPDQGGRAAEPDALRVTERTQSAKGVSHYPLGITVMPGERIEIIFGHHPGLFDDTRIEDIKKSFVDIVETVAAVGPDTTATNSPPPKGRS; this is encoded by the coding sequence ATGACCGTTCAGCTGGAACACACCCGGAACGACACCGGCGACGACACCGGCTCGTCGGCCCCCTGGCCGGGCGGCCTCGTCGCGCGTTTCGAGGAGCAGGCCGCCCACAGCCCCGACGCCCCGGCCCTGGTCTCGGGGGAGGTCACGCTCACCTACCGGGAGGTGAACGACCGCGCCAACCGGATCGCGCACCGGCTCATCGACCTGGGCATCGGCTCCGGGGACACCGTCGCGGTGGCGGTGCCGCCCTCGCCGGCGCTGGTGTGCGGGCTGCTCGGCACCCTCAAGTCCGGCGCCTCGTACCTGCCCCTCGACCCGGCGTACCCGGCCGACCGGCTCGCCTACATGGTCGCCGACGCGGGCCCCCGGATCCTGGTCGCCACCCCGGAGGCCGACGCGGCCCTCGACGGACTGGGCGGCTCGCTGCCCCGGCTTCACCTGTCGGAGACGGGAGCCGGCGAGCCGTCCGGACAGGAGCCGTCCGCGGGCCCCGCCCCCACCGACCCGGTGGGTCGCCGCACGGGCCTCGACCAGGCGGCGTACACGATCTACACCTCGGGCTCGACGGGCCGCCCCAAGGGTGTCGTCGTCACCCACCGCTCCCTGGCGAACTTCCTGGCCTTCATGGCGTCGCTCCACGAGGTCGGACCCGGTGACGTGGTGCTGTCCACCACCCCGGTCTCCTTCGACATCGCGGGGCTCGAACTCCATCTGCCGCTCGCCGTCGGGGCGTTGCTCCACCTGGTACCGCGTGACGTGACCGTGGACGGGGTCGCGCTGCGCCGACGGCTCGCCGCCGCGCGCCCCACGCTGGTCCAGGGCACCCCGGCCCTGTGGCAGTTGCTGCGCGAGGCCGGCTGGGATCCACGCGAGATGCCCGCCGGAACCCGGCTGCTCTGCGGCGGTGAGGCGCTGCCCCAGGACCTGGCCGACTTCCTCTCCGCCGACGGGCACGCCGAGGTGTGGAACCTCTACGGGCCCACCGAGACCACGATCTGGTCGCTGCTCGCCCCGGTGCGGGCCGGTGAACCGGTCACCATCGGAACACCCCTGTGGAACACGGGCGTGCACATCCTCGACGAACGTCTCACGCCCGTGCCCCCGGGCGAGAGCGGCGAGTTGTACCTGTCCGGAGAGGGGCTGGCCCGCGGCTACCACCGCAGGCCCGCGCTCACCGCCGAGCGGTTCGTCGCCTGCCCGTTCGGCGCCCCGGGCGGCCGGATGTACCGGACGGGTGACGTCGTACGGCAACGCGCCGACGACGCCCTGGAGTTCGTCGGCCGGGTGGACGAGCAGGTGAAGATCCGCGGCTACCGGGTCGAACTCGGTGAGATCGAGGAGGCGTTGCGCCGGCTCCCCGAGGTGGCACAGGCCCGCGTGGTGGCCCGGGAGGAGACGCCGGGCACGCCGCACCTCGCCGGATACGTGGTGCCGGCCTCCGGACACTCGCCCGAACCCGCCGCACTGCGGGCCGCGTTGGGCGACTGGCTGCCCGCGTACATGGTCCCGGCCGGCATCGCCGTGCTCGACCGCTTCCCGCTCACCCCCGCGGGGAAGATCGACCGGAAGGCTCTTCCGCCGCTGGACTTCACCCGTTCCCGGACGTCCGGACGCGCCCCGGAGACCGAGCACGAGCGGGCCCTCGCCGCGCTCTTCGGCGACGTACTGGGCACCGACGGGGTGGGCGCCGACGACAGTTTCTTCGACCTCGGCGGCAACTCGCTGCTCGCCACCCGCCTGGTGTCCCGCATCCGCGCCGAGCTCGGGGCCGAACTCCCCATCCGCGCCGTGTTCGAGGACCGTACGGCAGCCGCCCTGGCCCTCCGCCTGGCCGGCGCCGACCAGGCACGCCCCGCCCCGCGCCGGATGGAACGCGGCCCGCGCGTCCCCCTGTCCTACGCCCAACAGCGCCTGTGGTTCCTGCACCGCCTGGAGGGCCCCAGCGCCACCTACAACCTGCCCGTCGCGGTCCGTCTGACCGGCGCGCCGGATCTGGCGGCGCTCCGCGCGGCCGCGCGCCACCTGGTCGCCCGGCACGAGAGCCTGCGGACGTACTTCGCCGACGGACCAGGGGGCGCGGAGCAGGTCGTGGTACCCGCCGACGAGGCGGTCGTCGACCTCACCGTCCACGACCTGAGCCCCGAGGCGCTGCCCGCCGCCCTCGACCGCGCCGCGGGCCACCTCTTCGACCTGGCCGCGGAGATCCCCGCCCGTTTCGACCTGTTCCGAACCGGTGAGCGCGAGCACGTCCTGCTGCTCTGCATCCACCACATCGCCAGCGACGGCTGGTCCCTGGCCCCCCTGGTCCGCGACCTGTGCGACGCCTACGCCGCCCACCTCGACCCGGACGCCGAGGGCCCCGGCACCCCCGCCCCGAACGTGGGCTACGTCGACTACACGCTCTGGCAGCGGGAGGTCCTCGGCTCCCCGGACGACCCGGACAGCCCCATGTCCCGGCAGCTCGCCTACTGGCGGGACCGGCTCGCCGGCGCGCCCGAGCTCCTCGACCTGCCCACCGACCGGCCCCGCCCGGCGGAGGCCACCTACCGTGGCGACGTGGTGCCCTTCGAGGTGCCGGCCGGGCTCACCGACCGTCTGCTCGACCTCGCCCGGCGGGAGCGGGTCAGCCTCTTCATGGTCCTGCAGGCCGCCGCGGCCACGCTGCTGACCAAGCTCGGCGCGGGCACCGACATCCCGCTGGGCAGTCCGCTGGCCGGGCGGGCCGACAGCGCCTTCGACGACCTCGTCGGCTTCTTCGTCAACACCCTGGTGCTGCGGACCGACACCTCGGGCAACCCGTCCTTCACCGACCTGCTGGCCCGCGTCAACGCCTCCAACCTCGCCGCCTACGACCACCAGGACCTGCCCTTCGAGTACCTCGTGGAGGCGCTCAACCCGGCCCGTACCACCAGCCACCACCCCCTGTTCCAGGTGATGCTGGTGCTGCAGAACAACGTGGCCCCCGACTGGCGCCTGCCGGGTCTCACCGCCGAGCACGAGACGGTGCCCACCCACACCGCCAAGTTCGACCTGACCTTCGAGCTGACCGAGCGTTTCGACGAGGCTGGACGGCCCGACGGGCTGCGCGGCGAGGTCGAGTACGCCGTCGACCTGTTCGACCGTTCCACCGCCGCCGCGTTCGCCGAGCGGCTGCTCCGCGTCCTCGAGGCGGTCGCCGACGACCCGGGCAGGTCCCTGGAGTCCGTCGACGTCCTCGGCGAGCAGGAGCGCGAGCGGATCCTGCGCGGCTGGAACGACACCGCCCTGGACCTGCCCGACGCGGCCTACCCCGACCTGCTCGCCGCGCAGGTCGCCCGCACCCCCGACGCCGTCGCCCTGGTCCACGAGGACACCGAGCTCAGCTTCGCCGAACTGGACCGGCGCTCCAGCCGTATCGCCCACTGGCTGATCGCCCGGGGAGTGGGCCGGGACGACGTGGTCGGGCTCTCGCTGCGCCGCTCCCCGGAGCTGCTCTGCGCGCTGCTCGGCATCCTCAAGGCCGGCGGCGTCTACCTGCCGCTCGACCCGGACTACCCGCCGGAGCGGCTCGGCTTCATGGTCGAGGACACCCGCCCGGCCCTCCTGCTCACCACCCGTGAGGTCGCCGACCGGCTCCCGGCGGGCGCCCGCGAGATCCCGCGGCTGGAGTTCGACGACCCGGCCGCCCTGGCCGAGTGCGACCGGATGCCCGGCACGGCTCCCACGGACGCCGACCGGCGCGTCCCGCTCCGCCTCGACGACCTCGCCTACGTCATCTACACCTCCGGCTCGACCGGCCGCCCCAAGGGCGTCGCCGTCACCCACCGGGGCATCCCCAACCTGGCCCGCGGCTACCTCGACCGCTTCCGCCTCGACGGAACGTCGCGCTTCCTGCAGTTCTCCTCGATCAACTTCGACCCGACGTTCTGCGAGATGTGCTGCACCCTGCTCGCCGGGGCGACGGTGATCCTCACCTCCCCCGACGAACTGCTCTCCCCGGACCGGCAGCGCGCGCTCACCGCTCGCCACCGCCCCACCCACATCACCTTCTCGCCGACCGTCCTCGGCGGGATGGCCGAGGACGCCCTCGCCGGCTGCGGCAACCTGATGGTCGCCGGTGAGGCCTGCCCGCCCGCACTGGCCGCCAAGTGGTCGCGGGGCCGCCGCATGATCAACGCGTACGGGCCGACGGAGTCCACCGTCGACGCCCTGTACTGGGAGTGCGGAAGCGCGGGCGACGGCTACGAGGAGGATTCGGTCCCGGTGGGCCGTCCGCTGCCCAACACCCGCGTCTACCTCTTGGACCGGGCACTGCGGCCGGTGGCGCCCGGCGTCGTCGGCGAGCTCTACCTCAGCGGCGTCGGACTGGCCCGCGGCTACCTCAACCGGCCGGGGCTGACCGCGGAGCGTTTCGTGGCCTGCCCGTTCGGGCCCGAGGGGTCCCGGATGTACCGCACCGGCGACCTCGCCCGGTGGCGGCCCGACGGCGTCGTCGACTTCGTGGGACGCGCCGACGACCAGGTGAAGATCCGGGGCATGCGCGTCGAACCGGGCGAGATCGAGGCGGTCCTCGACGCCCACACGAGCGTCGCCCAGTCGGTGGTGGTGGTCCGCGAGGACACCCCGGGCCACCAGCAGCTCATCGGTTACGTGGTGCCCGACGCGGCCGCGGGCGACGGGGACCGCGCGGACGACTTCGAGCACGTCGACAAGTGGCAGGAGATCCACGAACAGGGCTACAGCGACCAGGAGGACCTGGGCGGCGAGCAGGACTTCACCGGCTGGAACAGCAGTTACGACAACGAGCCCATCCCTCTCGACCACATGCGGGAGTGGCAGGCCGCGACGGTCGACCGCATCCTGGAGCTCCGGCCCCGCCGGGTGCTGGAGATCGGCGTCGGGTCCGGGCTGATCCTCTACCGGGTCGCCCCGCACGTGGACGCGTACACCGGCGTCGACTTCTCGCCCTCACTGATCCAGACCCTCGGCGCGGGAGTCGAACGCACGGAGTTGCGTGACCGGGTGACCCTGCACAGCCTGGCGGCCCACGAGGTGGGCGAACTGGCCGGGCAACGCTTCGACACGATCGTCGTCAACTCGGTGGCGCAGTACTTCCCCAGCGTCCGCTACCTCCTCGACGTACTCCGCGCGGCCATGGACCTCCTGGAGCCCGGCGGCCGTGTCTTCCTCGGCGACATCCGCAACCTCCGTCTGCTGCGCACCTTCCTGACCGCGATCACCCTGCACGACGGCGCCCACGCCGGCGAGACCCTCGCCGCGGTCGAGGACATGGTGTCCCGTCTCGACGACCTGGAGAGCGAACTCCTCCTCGATCCGGCCTTCTTCGCCCGGATCGCCGAGGAGGTCCCGGGCGTGGCGGGCGTCGACATCCGGCTCAAGCGCGGCCGCCTGAGCAACGAACTGACCGACTACCGTTACGAGGTGGTGCTGCACAAGCAGGGGGCTCGGCCGCTGTCGCTGGCCGGGACGCGCGAGGTCGCGTGGCCCGCCACGGACGGGCTCGACGGGCTGCGCGCCCGACTCGCCGAGGAGAGGCCGCGGACCCTGCGTGTCACCGGCATCCTCAACCGGCGCGTGGCCGCCGAGGTGGCCGTCGACCGGCGAGTGGCCTCGGGGGCGGCGACGCTCGTACGAGACCTGACCGACGGGGAGTCCGGGCGCCCCGGCGTCTGCCCGGAGGACCTCGCCCGGTTCGGCGCCGAGCTGGGTTACACGGTGCACGCCACCTGGGCCGGCGGACCGGGGGAGCAGGACCGCTTCGACGCGCTGTTCCTCGCCCCGGAGGCGGCGGCGCGGGCGGAACGAGCGGGACTGACGGACGTGTTCGTCGCCCCGGCCGCCGCCGCGAAGCCGTCGGAAGCCGGCCTCTCCCTGCACCGGCTGGGCAACGATCCCCAGGCTGTGGATCACGCCCGCAGACTGGGGCAGGAGCTGCGCCGGCACGCGGCCCAGCGGCTGCCGGACCACATGGTGCCCGCGGCCGTCGTCGTCCTCGACCGGCTGCCGCTCACCCCCAACGGCAAGCTCGACACCCGTAGCCTGCCCGCTCCGGACTTCACCTCGCGGGCCGTACGCCTGCCCCGCACCCCGCAGGAGGTCACGCTCGCCCGGCTGTTCGCCGAGGTGCTCGGCCTCGACGCGGTCGGTGTGGACGACCGCTTCTTCGACCTCGGTGGCGACAGCATCCGTTCCATCCAGCTCGTCAGCCGGGCCCGCGCGGAAGGCCTCCTGATCAGCCCGCGTGACGTGTTCCGCGACCAGACGGTCGAGGCGCTCGTCGCCCGCGCCGCCGAGACGGCCGACGCACACGACCCGGCCGCCGTGGCCGCCACCGAACTGGACGACTGGCTCAAGATCCTGGAGACCCCCGACCCGGCGTACCCGCCGCTCGTCGACGGCGAGCGGCCGGACGGCGAGCCGTGGCAGGTCTGCGACCGCACCGTCACCGGCGCACTCGCCGGAGCACTGACCGGAGATCTCCCGGCGATGTTCCGCTGCGGCCCCGAGCACATCGCGCTCGCCGCGCTCGCGCCCGCGCTCGTCGAGTGGCGCCGTGCCCGGGTCGCCGACGTCAGGTCGGCGCTGCGGATCGACATCGCCACCGGCGCGCCGCACAGCGCGTACCCGGTACGACTCACCCCGGGGCTCGCCGACCTCGACAAGGCGCTGGACGACCCGAAGTCGCTGGCCCGTGCGGTCAAGCGGGTCAAGGAGCAGATCCGCACGGTGCCGGCCGCCGGCGTCAACTACCCCGCTCTGCGTGCCGGTTCCGACACGGGCCCGCACCTCGCCCGGTACCCCGGCTCCCAGACCCGCTTCCGTTTCCTGCCACCGGAGTACGTCGAGAGCGCCGACGACGACGGGAGCGGGACCGACGGTCACGCCCTGCGTGTCGACGTCCGCCCCACCGCCGACGGCGCGTCCGTGGCCGTCCGCTGGCACGGGGACCCGGCGCTGTTCCGCGCGGCGGACGTCGCCGCCCTCGCCGACCGCTGGACGGAGGTGCTGTCCGGCCTCCACGGCCTCCTCGGCCACCCGGAACTCGGCGGCCTCACGCCCTCGGACGTGGGCCTCGTCGCCCTCAAGCAGTCCGCGCTGAACGCCCTCGAGGCCGACTATCCCGGCCTGACGGACGTCCTCCCTCTCGCCCCCCTCCAGCAGGGCCTCGTCCTGCACTCGGGCGGCATCCTGGAAGGGCCGGACCCGTACCAGGGCCAGACCCTCTTCGACCTGGACGGGCCGCTGGACGCGGAACGCCTGCGGGAGGCGGCGCACACCCTGCTCATGCGGCACGACAACCTCCGCGCCGGCTTCGTCCACCGCGGCCTGGAGACACCCGTGCAGGTGGTCGGGGACCGAGTGGAGGTGCCGTGGCGGGTGCACGACCTGTCCGCGCTGACGCCCGCCCGGCAGGAGGCGCGGGAGGCGGCCGTCCTCGCCGAGGACGCGGCACTCCGCTTCGACCTCACGCGGCCGCCGCTGCTGCGCTTCTCGCTCCTGCGGTACTCCGCCACCCGGCACCGGCTGCTCGTCGCCGACCACCACGTCCTGCTCGACGGCTGGTCCACCCCCCTGCTCTGGGAGGAACTGTTCGCCCTCTACCGGGGCGAGGAGCCCGGCCCCGTCACCCCCTTCCGGGAGTACCTGGCCTGGCTGGCGAGGCAGGACCGGGCGGCGGCGGCGGACGCCTGGCGCGCCTACCTGGCCGACGTCCCGGTCCCGACCAGGGCCGGCGACGCCGAACCGGAGCCCGGTGTGCTGCCGCGCACCACCGGCGTCCTGCTCTCCGAAGAGCTCACCGCCTCGCTGGTCGCCGCCGCCGCCAGGAACCAGGTCACCCTGAACACCGCGCTGCAGACCGCCTGGGGCATCCTCGTCGGCCGCCTCACCGGCCGCGACGACGTGCTGTTCGGCACGAGCGTCTCGGAGCGCCCGGCGGAGATATCCGGCATCGAGAACATGGTCGGCCTGCTGATCAACACCGTGCCGCTGCGGGTGCGCCGGGTTCCCGGCGAGCCGGTCCGGGCGACCCTGGCGCGGGTGCAGGAGGAGCAGCTGGAGATGTTCCCGCACCGGCACCTGGGCCTCGGCGAGGTGCAGCGGCTGGTGGGTGCCGGCGAACTCTTCGACACGTACTACGTCTTCCAGAACTACCCGGACGCCCCGGACCAGGGCGGCCGGGCCGCGGAGCCGGACGCGCTGCGGGTGACCGAGCGCACGCAGAGCGCCAAGGGCGTCTCGCACTACCCGCTGGGCATCACCGTGATGCCGGGCGAGCGGATCGAGATCATCTTCGGCCACCATCCCGGGCTGTTCGACGACACCAGGATCGAGGACATCAAGAAGTCCTTCGTGGACATCGTCGAGACGGTCGCGGCCGTCGGTCCCGACACCACAGCCACCAACTCACCCCCACCGAAGGGCCGTTCATGA
- a CDS encoding MbtH family protein, protein MSGSSSTNPFEDESAVYRVLVNAEGQYSLWPEFAAVPAGWDTAHGPDTRAACVAHVEERWTALAPAGDSAAPAEPAREKVRVS, encoded by the coding sequence ATGAGCGGGAGCAGCAGCACCAATCCGTTCGAGGACGAGTCGGCCGTGTACCGCGTCCTGGTCAACGCCGAGGGCCAGTACTCGCTCTGGCCCGAGTTCGCCGCCGTACCCGCGGGCTGGGACACCGCTCACGGCCCCGACACGCGGGCCGCCTGCGTGGCCCACGTCGAGGAGCGCTGGACCGCCCTGGCCCCGGCCGGGGACTCCGCGGCCCCCGCGGAACCGGCACGGGAGAAGGTCCGCGTCTCATGA